In Campylobacter mucosalis, a single window of DNA contains:
- a CDS encoding TRAP transporter substrate-binding protein — MRILTALTMSAILAISAAASEKYKLKLAATYESNVPVLGEAPKKFKELVEKMSDGRIEVKIDYPSKHKAAFAVLDMVKSGQYDIGYTASYFYKGKDAKLMLFTTVPFGMNAAEQHAWYNYGGGKELADKVFAQYNIVTFLGGNFGVQMGGWFKKEVKTLDDLKGLKLRMTGLGGEIMSKLGVNINTIPIGELYMALEMNTIDAVEWVGPALDVSFGFEKVAPYYYTGWQEPASENEFYVNKTLFDKMPNDLKAIIEAATKVVSDFVYEYANYQNALMLDKISKEYPNVKIVSFSPEIMGALKKATDEILDELSQKDPMFKEILDSQRKFMKIGREWSKISDYAYIKNQE; from the coding sequence ATGAGAATTTTAACAGCACTTACAATGAGTGCTATTTTAGCAATCAGTGCGGCAGCTAGTGAAAAATACAAACTAAAACTGGCAGCAACTTATGAGAGCAATGTTCCGGTTTTAGGAGAAGCACCTAAGAAATTTAAAGAACTTGTTGAGAAGATGAGTGATGGGCGTATCGAGGTTAAAATCGACTACCCATCAAAGCACAAAGCTGCATTTGCCGTGCTTGATATGGTAAAGAGCGGACAATACGATATAGGTTATACGGCAAGTTACTTTTACAAAGGCAAGGACGCAAAACTAATGCTTTTTACAACCGTACCATTTGGGATGAACGCGGCTGAGCAACACGCTTGGTATAACTACGGAGGCGGTAAAGAACTTGCCGATAAAGTCTTTGCTCAGTATAACATAGTGACGTTTTTAGGCGGAAATTTTGGAGTGCAAATGGGTGGCTGGTTTAAAAAAGAGGTAAAAACCCTTGATGATCTAAAAGGGCTTAAACTACGTATGACTGGTCTTGGCGGAGAGATAATGTCAAAACTTGGCGTTAATATCAACACAATCCCGATAGGCGAACTATATATGGCTCTTGAGATGAACACCATTGACGCTGTTGAGTGGGTTGGACCTGCACTTGATGTGAGTTTTGGCTTTGAAAAAGTAGCACCATACTACTACACTGGTTGGCAAGAACCTGCTAGTGAGAACGAATTTTATGTTAATAAAACACTCTTTGATAAAATGCCAAACGACCTAAAGGCTATCATAGAGGCGGCAACAAAGGTGGTATCAGATTTTGTTTATGAGTATGCAAATTACCAAAATGCCCTAATGCTTGATAAAATTTCAAAAGAGTATCCGAATGTAAAAATAGTATCATTTTCTCCAGAGATAATGGGTGCGTTAAAAAAGGCTACTGATGAAATTTTAGATGAGCTAAGCCAAAAAGATCCGATGTTTAAGGAAATTTTAGACTCACAAAGAAAATTTATGAAAATCGGTAGAGAGTGGAGTAAAATTTCAGATTACG